A single region of the Kwoniella botswanensis chromosome 1, complete sequence genome encodes:
- a CDS encoding cofilin, whose translation MSSGVQPTQECLEKFQELKTGKKLSYVVYGLSEDKKSIVVLKTSEDKEFDTFVGELPEKECRWAVYDFEFTLPGGEGVRNKLVFVVWSPDDANVKNKMMFASSKDALRRRLEGIHIEIQATDFSEITKDAILEKALRR comes from the exons ATG TCGTCCGGTGTCCAACCT ACCCAAGAATGTCTCGAGAAATTCCAAGAACTCAAAACAGGAAAGAAACTCTCCTACGTCGTATACGGTCTCTCGGAAGATAAGAAGTCCATCGTCGTTTTGAAAACTTCGGAAGATAAGGAATTCGACACGTTTGTAGGTGAATTACCGGAGAAGGAATGTAGATGGGCTGTATACGATTTCGAATTCACTCTTCCTGGAGGAGAGGGAGTGAGAAACAAATTGGTGTTTGTTGTTTG GTCCCCAGATGACGCCAACGTCAAGAACAAAATGATGTTCGCTTCTTCCAAAGACGCTCTCAGACGACGActtgagg GTATCCACATCGAAATCCAAGCTACCGACTTCTCAGAAATCACCAAAGATGCTA TCTTAGAAAAGGCTCTCCGAAGATAA